One Dictyostelium discoideum AX4 chromosome 3 chromosome, whole genome shotgun sequence genomic region harbors:
- the DAip1 gene encoding WD40 repeat-containing protein yields MSVTLKNIIAPTPATTRGKSVAINGDPKGENIVYASGSSIIIRNVKNPMVADIYYEHPCQTTVAKYAPSGNYIASGDVQGNLRIWDTLQKEHILKATYKVLNGAILDIAWTSDNQRLVVVGDGKERFGAAILWDSGSSCGEITGHSKMILSCDIKSTRPFRAATGSEDFAVNWFEGPPFKFQKNIAAGDFTRFVNCVRFSPDGNKLVTVGADKKAFVYDGKTGEKLIELNPAQQHTGGIYGCSWSADNNRVLTASADKSCKIWDTTTGQCINSFTFGSDVNDQQLGCLWFGDSLLSVNLAGEISTLNLDDVAKPSRVIKGHNKLVGTIAFDKNAGSLYSASYDASLLQWDLSTGLATNFTGPAHKNQITSIKINGDQLITCAMDDSVKISSISKKTYGESIGVDSPAQAVAFSGDVVVAVSMKTIYVIKGGKIVSQTAATWEPTSVAINDTEVSVGGKDNKIHVFTLSGNNLTASHTLDNHRGAITDLSYSPCGKYLASGCSNREVIVWSGKEAKSKGWVNHTARINAVAWSNDSKFVASASLDSQIYIWNVENPTASPVQVKNSHLGGVNDVIYGSNNEIFSAGNEGAIKIWNVSN; encoded by the exons ATGTCTGTAACTTTaa aaaatattattgCACCAACACCAGCAACTACTCGTGGTAAATCAGTAGCAATTAATGGTGACCCAAAGGGTGAAAATATTGTATATGCAAGTGGTAgcagtattattattagaaatgTAAAGAATCCAATGGTAGCAGATATTTACTATGAACATCCATGTCAAACCACTGTTGCAAAGTATGCACCAAGTGGTAATTATATTGCAAGTGGTGATGTTCAAGGTAATTTACGTATTTGGGATACATTACAAAAGGAACATATCTTAAAAGCAACTTACAAAGTATTGAATGGTGCAATCCTTGATATTGCATGGACATCAGATAATCAACGTTTAGTTGTAGTTGGTGATGGTAAAGAGAGATTTGGTGCAGCCATCCTTTGGGATAGTGGTTCATCATGTGGTGAAATCACTGGTCACTCAAAGATGATTCTCTCTTGTGACATTAAATCAACTCGTCCATTCAGAGCCGCCACTGGTAGTGAAGATTTTGCAGTCAATTGGTTCGAAGGTCCACCATTCAAATTCCAAAAGAATATTGCCGCCGGTGATTTCACTCGTTTCGTAAATTGTGTTAGATTCTCACCAGATGGAAACAAATTAGTAACTGTTGGTGCCGATAAGAAAGCCTTTGTTTATGATGGTAAAACCGGTGAGAAATTAATTGAACTTAACCCAGCCCAACAACATACTGGTGGTATTTATGGTTGCAGTTGGTCCGCTGATAACAATCGTGTTCTTACCGCCTCTGCCGATAAATCCTGTAAAATTTGGGATACCACCACTGGTCAATGTATAAATAGCTTCACCTTTGGTAGTGATGTTAATGATCAACAATTGGGTTGCCTCTGGTTTGGTGATTCTTTACTCTCTGTAAATTTAGCTGGTGAAATCTCAACACTCAATTTGGACGATGTTGCCAAACCATCACGTGTCATCAAAGGTCACAATAAATTAGTTGGTACTATTGCTTTCGATAAAAACGCTGGTTCACTCTATTCCGCCTCTTATGATGCTTCACTCTTACAATGGGATCTTTCAACTGGTCTCGCCACCAATTTCACTGGTCCAGCTCACAAGAATCAAATTACctcaattaaaatcaatggtGATCAACTCATTACTTGCGCTATGGATGATAGTGTTAAAATCTCAAGTATCTCTAAAAAAACCTATGGTGAAAGTATTGGTGTAGATAGTCCAGCTCAAGCTGTTGCTTTCTCTGGTGATGTTGTCGTTGCTGTCTCAATGAAAACCATTTATGTCATTAAAGGTGGTAAAATCGTTTCACAAACTGCTGCCACTTGGGAACCAACCTCTGTTGCCATCAATGATACTGAAGTTTCAGTCGGTGGTAAAGATAACAAGATTCACGTTTTCACTCTCAGTGGTAACAATTTAACTGCCAGTCATACTTTAGATAATCATCGTGGTGCTATTACCGATCTTTCATACTCACCATGTGGTAAATATTTAGCTTCAGGTTGTTCAAATCGTGAAGTTATCGTTTGGAGTGGTAAAGAAGCCAAATCTAAAGGTTGGGTTAACCATACCGCTCGTATTAATGCTGTCGCTTGGTCTAATGATTCTAAATTTGTTGCCTCTGCTTCACTCGATTCTCAAATTTACATTTGGAATGTTGAAAATCCAACCGCTTCACCAGTTCAAGTTAAAAACTCTCATTTAGGTGGTGTCAATGATGTTATTTATGGTTCAAACAATGAAATTTTCTCTGCAGGTAATGAAGGTgctattaaaatttggaatgtatcaaattaa